The following is a genomic window from Dermatophilaceae bacterium Soc4.6.
ACCGGTGGCCCAGGGGTCTTCGGCCGGGCTGCCGTTGCCGCCACCGGAGCCTCCGCTCCAGCCGCCACCACCGCCGCCACCGCCTTGACCACCGAAGCCTCCGCCGCCGCCACCGCCACTGCGCTGGGTCTTGGTGACCTTCGCCGAGGCGTAGCGCAGCGAGGGGCCGATCTCGTCGACCTCCATCTCGACCACGGTGCGCTTCTCGCCTTCCTTGGTCTCGTAGGAGCGTGACTTCAGTCGGCCGGAGACGATGACGCGGGTGCCCCGCTGGATCGACTCGGCGACGTTCTCGGCAGCGTCACGCCAGACGGAGCAGCGCATGAACAGCGTCTCGCCGTCCTTCCACTCGTTGCTCTGGCGATCGAACGCGCGTGGCGTGGAGGCCACGGTGAAGTTCGCGACGGCTGCCCCGGACGGCGTGAAACGCAGCTCGGGGTCGCCGGTGATGTTGCCGATGACCGTGATGACGGTGTCGCCTGCCATGGATCCTTATCCGCTCGTGAAGGTGGCTCGCTCAGGCGCCGGGGCGCAGGAGCTTGGTGCGAAGAACCGACTCGTTGAGCCCGAGCTGGCGGTCCAGCTCCTGGGCCGTGGCGGGCTCGGCCGACATGGAGACGACGGCGTAGATGCCCTCGGCCTTCTTCTTGATCTCGTAGGCGAGACGACGGCGGCCCCAGATGTCGATGTTGTCGACGGTGCCCCCGTCCTTCGTCACGACGGCGAGGAACTTGTCCAGGGACGGGGCGACGGTGCGCTCGTCCAGCTCGGGGTCGAGGATGACCATGAGTTCGTACTGACGCATGCGGTGACCCACCTCCTTCGGTCTTGGCGGTCACGGTCTCTCCGTGACAGGAGGGTTGCTGTTGCGTAGCCCGCCGTGACCCAGAGCCTGCCACGCAGAGGCGACAGGCGACTCTCGTCATCCACAGGTGACGCGAGTGGAGGGCGAGCAAGGCACGGCGAACCGGCCCAGACTACCGGGGCCGGGCTCCGGCCCGAAATCCGTCAGCCGACCCGGACGATGAGCTGGTCCCGGGCCCCGCGCAGCGGACCGGCCAGCTCGTCGGGCTCCAGCTGGAGGGCCGACTGCTCGTCGGCCGCCTGGAGGGCGGCCAGCAGCCCGGGGTCGAGGCTCGAGCCCTGCTGCTCCGCCGACCGACGCAGGCCGTCGGCCTCCTCGCGCAGGTCGGGCCAGCGGCTGCGCGAGATCCGCCAGGTGCGGTTGACCAGCCACAGCATCCCGGTCAGGCGCAGGCCGAGGAAGAAGGCGTACCACCCTGCCGGCAGGCCGCGGTCGGGGACCGAGATGGCGGCGACGTAGAGCCACACCGCGACGAAGTGCAGGGTCTCGGCCCCGGCCCACACGAGGTGGTCGCGCCAGGCGAGGCCCACGAGGGCGACGAGCGGCACCAGCCACAGCGAGCTCTGCACCGGCACCGACTTGCCGGTGACCAGCACGATGGTCACCATCACGAGGCTGACCTCGGCCACGGTGGGCCGCCGCGGCGCAGCGAGCGCGAGCAGCGCCCCGGTGACCAGCGCGGCCACCCACCCCAGCACCGCGAAGGTGGTCACCGCGCCGGGGGGAAGGGGATAGCCCGCGAGCTGCGGCAGCACCCAGAGCGAGCCGAACCCGGCGCCCGCACCGGCCCAGCCCCGGTAGGCGGCCAGCGCGGCCGCGGGGTTGAGCACGAGCAGGCCGCCGACCACGACGACCACGGTCGCGAGCACCGCCCCGGCGCTCTGGAGCCACGGCCGCAGGCGGCCCGCCCGGAGGCTGACCAGGAGCATGGCGAGCAGGATCAGCACCGGGTAGGTGCGGGCTGAGACCGCGAGCCCCAGCAGCACCCCGGCGAGCACCAGTCGGCTGCGCCCCCACGCCCACAGGCCCCCGGCCACGAGGGCGACACCGAGCACGTCGGGAGCCACCACCACGGTGAGCACCACGACCGGGGACAGCGCCAGGTGGGCCGCCCGCAGGGGGAAGCGCGGCACCGACATGGCGGTCCACCAGACGCTGACCGCGATGAGCACGGCCGCGAGCGCTGCCCACAGGCCGAAGTACCACAGCATCCGCTGGGCGCTGGTGCCGTCGGGGACCAGCTGAGCCAGGCCCGACATCACGAGCGCGGTCAGCGGTGGCTGCCCCACCGACGGCGCCCCGGACCCGCCCGTGAGGAACGGACCCAGCCCCACGCTGAGCCCGCTGTCCTTGTAGGTCGCGGGCAGGTCGGAGAAGCACAGGTGCCAGAACTGGTCGGGCGTCGACCAGCCCGAGCCGAGGCAGTGGGCCCGCTCCACCACGGCCAGCCCCATCGGCAGCGCGGCGGCTGCGGCGAGGAGGGCAGCGGTCTGGCGGACGCCGTGGACGAGTGGCGCGGCATACCGGCCGATGGGTCCGCCGACGACCTCGGAGGCCGCGTGGACGACGGGATCCTGCTCCGAGGGGCGCGTCACCAGGTCGGGGCTCGGGGGGCGCGTGGGCACGTCGGCAGCCTAGCCGCGGTCAGGGCTACCCACCGGGTGCGGCCGGAAGGTCGGCGGCACCCGGTCCCGTGCTCGTCGTCGCGGTCGACGGCGTGGGCTTGGGCGTGGGCTTGGGCGTGGGCGGGCTGGTGCGGGTCCGGGTCTGCGTCGTCGTCGTGGACGACGGCGGAGCCGGGGGCGGGCTCGACGTCGTGGTCGTCGGCGGCGGGGTGGAGGTCGTCGGCGGCGGCGTCGAGCTCGTGACCGGTGGCGGGGTGAAGGTCTGGGTCGGCGCCACCGCGATCTTGTCGTCTCCGATGCCGGCGCGGGCCGGGAAGCCCTGCACCGGGAGGTTCTGGGTGGCGACCCGCATGAAGTCGAGCCAGATCGACAGGGGAACCGAGTTGCCGTTGAGCGCGAGGCCGCTGTTGAGTCCCGGGATGCCGGAGAGGGAGTCCTGCTTGCCGCCGACGTCCCGGTACATGCCGACCGAGACCGAGAGCTGCGGCACCACGCCGGTCCACCAGGCCGACTTGCGGCTGTCGGTGGTGCCGGTCTTCCCCGCCACCGGGCGTCCGAGGGACGAGGCGCGCTCACCGGTGCCCCCGGGCTCGGTGACGGCCTGCATGGCGTCGAGGGTGTCGGCCGCGACCTCGGCCGAGAAGGCCTGGACCGTCGGCTTGGGGGCGGTGTAGTCGACCTCGAGGATGGGCGACGTGGCCCGGGCCACGATGTGGGGGGTGGCGCGCTTGCCGGCCGCCGCGATCGTCGCGTAGGCGTTGGCGACGTCGAGGACGTGCGGTGCCGCGACCCCGAGCACGTCGGACGGGACCGGGACCAGACCGACGGTCTTCAGGGGAATGCCGGCGGCGACGGCGGCGTCCAGCGTCTTCTGTGGCCCGATCTGCTCGTTGAGCCGCATGTAGACCGTGTTGATCGACTTGGCCAGGCCGTAGCGCAGGGTGACCCGGGGGAACGACTCGTTGAACTCGTTGGGCACCGTCTCGGTGGTGCCGGGCACCGCGTACGGGGTGGAGCCCGAGAAGCGGGTCTTGGTGCTGATGCCCTGCTCGAGAGCGGCGATCAGGCCGAACGGCTTGAACGTCGACCCGCCCAGCAGGTTCGCCTGCGTCGCGGAGTTGAGCGGGCGCTTGCTGTAGTCGGAGCCGCCGTACATCGCCACGATCGAGCCGTCGCCGGGGCGGACGGCAGCCAGACCGGCACTCACGCCCTTCTCGGTCGCCGAGGCGGGGATCTCACCGGCGACCGCCGCGACCGCCGCAGCCTGCGCGGCCTTGTTGATCGTCGTCGTCACCCGCAGCCCACCGCGGTCGATGTCGTCGACGCTGAGGTCGAGCACTGACGTGAGCTCGTCGCGGGCCGTGGCCACGAGGTAGCCGTTGGTGCCCGAGAGCGCCTTGCGCGTGGGCGGCGCGACGGTCTTGGGGACACCGGTGATCTTGGCGCGGTCGGCGGCCGAGAGCCAGCCCTGCGACACCATCCCGTCGAGCACGTAGGTGACGCGGTCGGAGAGCCGTTGCTGCTGCTTCGTGCCGAGGGCCGGGTCGTAGAGCGACGGGGCGTTGAGCACCGAGGCGAGGACGGCACCCTCGGCCACGGTCAGCTTGCTCGGGTCCTTGCCGAAGTAGGCCTTCGCCGCGGTCTTGATGCCGTAGGCACCGCGCCCGAAGTAGATGGTGTTGAGGTAGTCCTCGAGGATCTGGTCCTTCGAGGTCGTGCGGTCGATCTTGACCGCGATGATGATCTCCCTGCCCTTGCGGGTCAGGGTCTTGTCCTGGGTGAGGAAGTAGTTCTTGACGTACTGCTGGGTGATGGTCGAGCCCCCGCTCTGCGCCTCGCGGCCCCGGACGGCGTCCCACACCGCGCGGCCGATGCCGGTGATCGAGATACCGGGGTTGGAGTAGAAGGACCGGTCCTCGGCCGCCAGCACCGCGTGCTGCACCGTCACCGGCACGTCCTTCAGCGCCACGCTCTCGCGGTTGCCGTCGGCGGCGCTGATCCGCGCCAGCTCGGTCTTGCCGTCGTCGTAGTAGAGGATCGACGCCTGCGCGTTGGCCAGCTGGTTGGGCTGCGGGATGTCGACACGGGAGTAGGCGACCGCGACGGCGACGCAGGCCACGGCGAACAGGCTGAGAGAGGCGAAGAGCGGCCAGCGCAGCCAGCGCCAGACCCGCCGACGGCGTGACATCGGGGCGGCCGCGGGGCGGCGGGAGGCCGGGGTCTCGGGCTTCTTGGCGGATTTCGGGCTGCTCACGGTCCTGCTTTCGTCGGTGCGCTCGGGCCGGTGCGCGACCGGGGATGAGAGCGGGCGCTGACGGGGAGACCGGCGATACGTGCCCGTCAAGTATGCGACGGGCTACACGAGCGGCTGAAATCTGTGATTTCTCTCCGAGCCGGCAGGGCGCCCCGCGCGCCGGAGCGTGCCAGACTGCGGGGTCCACACACGGGCGGCCTCCCCGGGCGCACCCGTCCCCGGAGCCGACCAGAGGGAGCTCCCCCATTGCCCACCTCCTGTGATCGCTGCGGTGCCCCGGTCGGGGCGGGAGAGCAGCGCTGCGGCACCTGTGGGTGGCAGGCGCCCGTGCCGCTGACCCCCGCCGAGCGGGGTGCACTCGACGACGACGACCCGACTCCGCGCGCGACGCGGGTCGTGCCGGCCGACGGCGCCGGATGGACCCCGGGGCCGACCGAGTCGCTCGCCGTC
Proteins encoded in this region:
- the rpsF gene encoding 30S ribosomal protein S6, with product MRQYELMVILDPELDERTVAPSLDKFLAVVTKDGGTVDNIDIWGRRRLAYEIKKKAEGIYAVVSMSAEPATAQELDRQLGLNESVLRTKLLRPGA
- a CDS encoding transglycosylase domain-containing protein, producing MSSPKSAKKPETPASRRPAAAPMSRRRRVWRWLRWPLFASLSLFAVACVAVAVAYSRVDIPQPNQLANAQASILYYDDGKTELARISAADGNRESVALKDVPVTVQHAVLAAEDRSFYSNPGISITGIGRAVWDAVRGREAQSGGSTITQQYVKNYFLTQDKTLTRKGREIIIAVKIDRTTSKDQILEDYLNTIYFGRGAYGIKTAAKAYFGKDPSKLTVAEGAVLASVLNAPSLYDPALGTKQQQRLSDRVTYVLDGMVSQGWLSAADRAKITGVPKTVAPPTRKALSGTNGYLVATARDELTSVLDLSVDDIDRGGLRVTTTINKAAQAAAVAAVAGEIPASATEKGVSAGLAAVRPGDGSIVAMYGGSDYSKRPLNSATQANLLGGSTFKPFGLIAALEQGISTKTRFSGSTPYAVPGTTETVPNEFNESFPRVTLRYGLAKSINTVYMRLNEQIGPQKTLDAAVAAGIPLKTVGLVPVPSDVLGVAAPHVLDVANAYATIAAAGKRATPHIVARATSPILEVDYTAPKPTVQAFSAEVAADTLDAMQAVTEPGGTGERASSLGRPVAGKTGTTDSRKSAWWTGVVPQLSVSVGMYRDVGGKQDSLSGIPGLNSGLALNGNSVPLSIWLDFMRVATQNLPVQGFPARAGIGDDKIAVAPTQTFTPPPVTSSTPPPTTSTPPPTTTTSSPPPAPPSSTTTTQTRTRTSPPTPKPTPKPTPSTATTSTGPGAADLPAAPGG
- a CDS encoding single-stranded DNA-binding protein; this encodes MAGDTVITVIGNITGDPELRFTPSGAAVANFTVASTPRAFDRQSNEWKDGETLFMRCSVWRDAAENVAESIQRGTRVIVSGRLKSRSYETKEGEKRTVVEMEVDEIGPSLRYASAKVTKTQRSGGGGGGGFGGQGGGGGGGGWSGGSGGGNGSPAEDPWATGPSSGSGGGSPQGGSWGGGAQPAPAGGQGSPREGGQGGWGGGAPSYDEPPF